From the Arvicola amphibius chromosome 2, mArvAmp1.2, whole genome shotgun sequence genome, one window contains:
- the Cand2 gene encoding cullin-associated NEDD8-dissociated protein 2: MSTAAFHISNLLEKMTSSDKDFRFMATSDLMSELQKDSIQLDEDSERKVVRALLRLLEDRSGEVQNLAVKCLGPLVGKVKEYQVETIVDTLCANMRSDKEQLRDIAGIGLKTILSELPPAATGSGLAINVCRKITGQLTSAIAQQEDVAVQLEALDILSDMLSRLGAPLGSFHASLLHCLLPQLSSPRLAVRKRAIGALGHLAASCSTDLFVELADHLVDRLPGPRAPASPAAIRTLIQCLGSVGRQAGHRLGAHLARLVPLVEEFCNLDDDELRESCLQAFEAFLRKCPKEMDPHVPNVTRLCLRYMKHDPNYNHGSDEDEEQMETDGSEFSEAESEDEYSDDDDMSWKVRRAAAKCMAALISSRPDLLPDFHCTLAPALIRRFKEREENVKADIFGAYIVLLRHTRPPKGWLEAVEEPTQTGSNLNMLRAQVPLVMKALQRQLKDRNVRTRQGCFNLLAELAGVLPGSLADHMPALVSGIVFSLADHSNSSTVRMDALAFLQGLLGTEPAEAFHPHLPTLLPPVMACVADPFYKVAAEALLVLQELVRTLWPLDRPRMLDPEPYVGEMSTATLARLRATDLDQEVKERAISCVGHLVGHLGDRLGDDLEPTLLLLLDRLRNEITRLPAVKALTLVAVSPLQLDLQPILAEALPILASFLRKNQRALRLATLAALDALAQSQGLGLPPPAMRAVLAELPALVSENDMHVAQLAVDFLATVTQAQPSSLVEVSGPVLEELMRLLHSPLLPAGVLAATEGFLQALVGTRPPCVEYSELISLLTAPVYNQAEDGGPGLHKQVFHSLARCVAALSAACPQEAAGTASRLVSDAKSPHSSTGVKVLAFLSLAEVGQVAGPGPQRELKTVLLEALGSPSEDVRAAAAYALGRVGAGNLPDFLPFLLAQIEAEPRRQYLLLHALREALGATQPDNLKPYVEDVWALLFQRCESPEEGTRCVVAECIGKLVLVNPPFLLPRFRKQLAAGQPYTRSTVITAVKFLISDQPHSIDPLLKSYIAEFMESLQDPDLNVRRATLTFFNSAVHNKPSLVRDLLDDILPLLYQETKIRRDLIREVEMGPFKHTVDDGLDVRKAAFECMYSLLESCLGQLDICEFLNHVEDGLKDHYDIRMLTFIMLARLATLCPAPVLQRVDRLIEPLRATCTAKVKAGSVKQELEKQDELKRSAMRAVAALLTNPEVRKSPSMADFSTQIRSNPELTTLFESIQKDSASGSSMDTMELS; the protein is encoded by the exons ATGAGTACCGCTGCTTTCCACATCTCCAACCTGCTGGAGAAGATGACGTCCAGCGACAAGGACTTCAG GTTCATGGCCACCAGTGACCTGATGTCAGAGCTACAGAAAGACTCCATCCAGCTGGACGAGGACAGCGAGCGCAAGGTGGTGAGAGCTCTGCTGCGCCTCCTGGAGGACAGGAGCGGCGAGGTGCAGAACCTGGCTGTCAAGTG cctgggTCCCTTGGTGGGCAAAGTGAAGGAGTACCAAGTGGAGACCATTGTGGACACCCTTTGTGCCAACATGCGGTCAGACAAGGAGCAGCTCCGAGACATCGCTGGCATTGGCCTGAAGACCATCCTCTCAGAGCTGCCTCCCGCCGCCACAG GCTCAGGGCTGGCCATCAATGTGTGCCGCAAGATCACGGGCCAGCTCACCAGTGCCATCGCCCAGCAGGAGGATGTGGCTGTGCAGCTGGAAGCCCTGGACATCCTCTCCGACATGCTGAGCAG GCTAGGTGCCCCACTGGGCAGCTTCCATGCCAGCCTGCTGCACTGCCTACTGCCCCAGCTGAGCAGCCCGCGCCTGGCTGTTCGCAAGCGTGCCATCGGGGCACTCGGTCACCTGGCAGCCTCCTGCAGCACCGACCTCTTCGTGGAGCTCGCTGACCACCTAGTGGACCGGCTGCCGGGCCCACGCGCTCCCGCCAGTCCCGCAGCCATTCGTACACTGATCCAGTGTTTGGGCAGCGTGGGCCGCCAGGCTGGCCATCGCCTGG GGGCCCACCTGGCTCGCCTGGTGCCCTTGGTGGAGGAGTTCTGCAACCTGGATGATGATGAGCTGAGAGAGTCCTGCCTCCAGGCCTTCGAGGCCTTCCTTAGGAA GTGCCCCAAGGAGATGGACCCTCATGTACCCAATGTGACCAGACTCTGCCTCCGGTACATGAAGCATGACCCCAACTACAACCATGGCAGCGACGAGGATGAAGAGCAGATGGAGACGGACGGCAGTGAATTCAGTGAGGCAG AGAGTGAGGACGAGTACAGCGACGATGACGACATGAGCTGGAAGGTGCGCCGAGCAGCCGCCAAGTGCATGGCAGCCCTGATCAGCTCTCGTCCCGACCTCTTGCCCGACTTCCACTGCACGCTGGCACCGGCGCTCATTCGCCGCTTCAAGGAACGGGAGGAGAACGTCAAGGCAGACATCTTCGGGGCTTACATCGTGTTGCTGCGACATACGCGGCCCCCAAAGGGATGGCTAGAGGCAGTAGAGGAGCCCACCCAAACTGGCAGCAACCTCAATATGCTGCGAGCACAG GTGCCCCTGGTGATGAAGGCCCTGCAGCGACAACTTAAAGATCGGAATGTTCGGACCCGCCAGGGCTGCTTCAACCTCCTCGCCGAGCTGGCAGGCGTCCTCCCTGGCAGCCTGGCAGATCACATGCCCGCACTGGTATCAG GAATCGTCTTTTCACTGGCTGACCACTCCAACTCCTCCACCGTTCGTATGGATGCCCTGGCCTTCCTGCAGGGGCTTCTGGGTACAGAGCCAGCAGAGGCCTTCCACCCACACCTGCCTACCCTCCTACCACCTGTGATGGCCTGCGTGGCTGACCCTTTCTACAAGGTGGCCGCTGAGGCCCTACTGGTGCTCCAGGAGCTGGTGCGGACCCTGTGGCCACTAGATAGGCCTCGTATGCTGGACCCTGAGCCATATGTTGGAGAGATGTCCACGGCTACCCTGGCACGACTGCGTGCTACTGACCTCGACCAGGAGGTGAAGGAGCGGGCCATCTCTTGTGTAGGCCACCTTGTGGGTCACCTTGGTGACCGACTTGGGGATGACCTAGAGCCCACACTTCTGCTTCTTTTGGACCGCCTCCGGAATGAGATCACCCGATTGCCTGCTGTCAAGGCGCTGACATTGGTGGCTGTGTCCCCATTGCAACTTGACCTGCAGCCTATCCTGGCCGAAGCACTGCCTATCTTGGCTTCGTTTCTACGCAAGAATCAGCGGGCACTGCGGCTGGCCACGCTGGCTGCCCTGGATGCTCTGGCTCAGAGTCAGGGCCTtggcctgcctcctcctgccatgCGGGCTGTGCTGGCTGAGCTGCCGGCTCTGGTCAGTGAGAACGATATGCACGTGGCCCAGCTGGCTGTCGACTTCCTCGCCACTGTGACCCAGGCCCAGCCCTCCTCTCTGGTAGAAGTCAGTGGACCTGTTCTGGAGGAGCTGATGCGGTTGCTGCACTCACCCTTGCTGCCTGCTGGGGTATTGGCAGCCACAGAAGGCTTCCTGCAGGCGCTGGTGGGAACCCGCCCCCCATGTGTGGAGTACTCTGAGCTCATTAGCCTGCTCACTGCCCCTGTTTACAACCAGGCTGAGGATGGAGGGCCTGGCCTGCACAAGCAGGTGTTCCACTCACTGGCCCGGTGTGTGGCTGCCCTCTCAGCTGCCTGTCCCCAGGAGGCAGCAGGCACTGCCAGCCGCCTGGTCAGTGATGCCAAGTCGCCCCACTCAAGCACAGGGGTCAAAGTCTTGGCATTCCTATCACTGGCTGAGGTGGGCCAAGTGGCTGGGCCAGGCCCCCAGAGAGAGCTGAAGACCGTGCTTCTGGAAGCCTTGGGGTCTCCCAGTGAGGACGTGAGGGCTGCAGCCGCTTATGCCCTGggccgtgtgggtgctggcaacctgCCTGACTTCCTGCCCTTCCTGCTGGCACAGATTGAGGCTGAGCCCCGGCGACAGTACCTGCTGCTGCATGCACTCAGGGAGGCCCTGGGGGCCAcccagcctgacaacctgaagcCCTATGTTGAGGATGTCTGGGCTCTGCTCTTCCAGCGCTGTGAGAGCCCTGAGGAAGGCACTCGGTGTGTGGTGGCTGAGTGCATTGGGAAGCTAGTGCTTGtgaaccctcccttcctcctgcctcggtTCCGGAAACAGCTTGCTGCAG GTCAGCCATACACCCGGAGCACGGTCATCACTGCGGTCAAGTTCCTCATTTCAGACCAGCCACACTCCATCGACCCCCTCCTGAAAAGCTACATTG CAGAGTTCATGGAAAGCCTACAGGACCCAGACCTGAACGTGCGCCGGGCCACACTCACTTTCTTCAACTCAGCCGTGCACAATAAACCATCACTGGTCCGGGACCTCTTGGATGACATCCTACCCCTCCTCTACCAGGAGACCAAGATCCGCCGGGACCTCATCCGAGAG GTGGAGATGGGGCCCTTTAAGCATACGGTGGATGATGGTCTGGATGTGAGGAAGGCAGCCTTCGAGTGCATGTACTCGCTGCTGGAGAGTTGCCTGGGCCAGCTGGACATCTGCGAGTTCCTGAACCACGTGGAGGATGGGCTGAAGGACCACTATGACATCCGA ATGCTGACCTTCATCATGCTGGCCCGGCTGGCCACCCTCTGTCCTGCACCAGTCCTGCAGAGGGTGGACCGGCTCATTGAGCCACTCAGAGCCACCTGTACTGCCAAG GTCAAGGCTGGCTCTGTGAAGCAAGAGCTGGAAAAGCAGGATGAGTTGAAGCGCTCAGCAATGCGGGCAGTTGCTGCCCTGCTGACCAACCCCGAGGTCCGGAAGAGCCCCAGTATGGCTGACTTCTCTACCCAGATCCGATCCAACCCAGAGCTCACTACCCTCTTCGAGAGCATCCAGAAAGACTCAGCCTCTGGCTCCAGCATGGATACTATGGAACTCAGCTAG
- the Rpl32 gene encoding 60S ribosomal protein L32: MAALRPLVKPKIVKKRTKKFIRHQSDRYVKIKRNWRKPRGIDNRVRRRFKGQILMPNIGYGSNKKTKHMLPSGFRKFLVHNVKELEVLLMCNKSYCAEIAHNVSSKNRKAIVERAAQLAIRVTNPNARLRSEENE, from the exons ATGGCTGCCCTCCGGCCTCTGGTGAAGCCCAAGATCGTCAAAAAGAGGACCAAGAAGTTCATCCGGCACCAGTCAGATCGATATGTCAAGATTAAG CGGAACTGGCGGAAACCCAGAGGTATTGACAACAGGGTGCGGAGAAGATTTAAGGGCCAGATCCTGATGCCCAACATTGGTTACGGGagcaacaagaaaaccaagcacatGCTGCCTAGCGGCTTCCGGAAGTTTCTGGTCCACAACGTCAAGGAGCTGGAGGTGCTGCTGATGTGCAACAA GTCTTACTGTGCTGAGATTGCTCACAATGTTTCCTCCAAGAACCGAAAAGCCATCGTAGAAAGAGCAGCACAGCTGGCCATCAGAGTCACCAATCCCAACGCCAGGCTGCGCAGCGAAGAGAATGAGTAG